CCGTTCGCCGCCCGCCGCGGACACCCACCGCGCCGCGCGCTGGCGCTGCTGCTGACCACCGCGCTCCTTGCCGCCTGCTCGTCGGCGCCGGTCGGGCCGGGCTTCTATCGCGTGGAAAAAGGCGATACGCTGTCGGCGATCGCGCGCCGCAATGGGCAGTCGGTCGCCAGCCTATCGCGGTGGAACGGCATCGCCAACCCGAACCAGCTCGAGGTGGACCAGGTGCTGCGCGTCGCACCGCCGGGTGGCGAAGCGGGCGTACGCACGCGCGCCGTGGATACCGCGACGCCCGCGGAAGCGGCCGTGGACGCGCCCGCCCGTGCGGGGTCCGCGCGCGCCGCCCGCCCCGCCGCCCCGCCGCCGCTGGCGAGCGGCGGTCCGCCGGCGGGCACGACGATCACCCTGGCCTGGCCTGCCCGGGGCACCGTCGTCGATGCTTTCGACGGCAGCCGCAACAAAGGCATCGACATCGGCGGTCAGCCAGGCGACCCGGTAACCGCGGCCGCCGCGGGACAGGTCGCCTACGTCGGGCAGCTGCGAGGTTACGGCAACCTGGTGATCATCAAGCACAGCGGCGGTTTCCTGACGTCGTACGCGCATCTGCAACGCGCGAACGTCAAGGAAGGCCAGGCGATCAGCAGCGGTCAGACGATCGCGACCCTGGGCGACACCGAAGCCAGCCGGCCGATATTGCATTTCGAATTGCGTTACAACGGTCAACCGGTCAACCCGGTCCGTTACCTGCCGTCCCGATGATCAAGCCGGCAGCCCATTTTCCTGAATAACGAACCTCTGCCCATGACGCTCCTCCGCTGCGGACTTACCGTCCTCCTGGTCGCCGGCACCGCCTTGCTGGGCGCCTGCGCGAATTCCGCGAAACTGACCTACCTGCCAAGCGGCAATACCGGCTTCGCGATCAATTGCAGCGGCAGCGACGCCAGTTCCGGCTGGGGCGACTGCTACAAGCAGGCAAGCGACGCCTGCGGCGCCTACGGCTATGACGTGATCTCGAAGGACGACGAGAAAGGCTCGACCTCGGGCGGCTCGCTGATCGGGGTATTCGGCGCCAACATCAAGAATCGCTCGATGGTCATCCAGTGCCGCAAGTAATCCGGCGCACACGCGCCGCGAGCCCGCGACGGCACTGTCGGACGAACGCGACGGCAACGCCGCGCGCGGCCGCCCCCTCGCCTCGGGCGATTGACAAGTGAATCTCTCCCGCGTATAAAGGAAGATTATTGTTTCCAGGGTAGACACGCCTAAGCTCGTGCAACGCCTTGCCGCCGGGTCGGAACGCTGCCGTATCGCGTACCGCAAAGGGGGTGGCGAAGCAGGCCGGGCCTCTGTCGGCGGCAGCGGACTTCGCTGGTCTGCCTTGATTTTACGGTTGGGGAACCGTAAAACTGACTATCTCGATCCCTTAAAGGAAGGCCTGTGACCACCATCGTTATTAAAGAAAACGAGCCGTTTGAAGTTGCCATGCGGCGTTTTCGCCGGAATATCCAAAGCCAGGGGCTGATCGCCGAAGTTCGCGCCCGTCAGGCTTATGAAAAGCCGACGACCGAGCGCAAGCGCAAGAAGGCTGCCGCGAAAAGCCGGACGCGCAAGCGCCTGAGCCGCGACACGCTCGCCCCGAAGCTGTACTGATCCGGCGCGACTGGTGAAAAAGCCGGGAAGAATACGTTCTTCCCGGCTTTTTTGCGTCCGGTGCTCGCGTCTGCCGGGGTCGTTTCCACGCCGCACGGACGCGCTGGGTAGCCAGGACACGCTCGCGCGACGGTGGCGGCGCGCGAATCAGGGATATCCCCTAGCATGCGCCGCGCGGGCGGTGACCTTGCTATGATCGGCGCTTTCGCCGTTCCGTCCGGCGCCTGACGTCGTTTCGCGCGCCCGCTGCACGTGTGCGACTCACATACCTATCCCCGCCATGTCCGTCGATCGCACCGCCCTGCCCCGTCTCCTGGTTTTCGGTGAAGCCCTGACGGATTTCGTCCGCAGCGGCGCACAGACGTGGCACAGTGTCGCCGGCGGTTCCGGCTGGAACGTGGCGCGCGTGGGCGCGACCCTCGGTGTGCCGACCGGCTGGGGCGGCGCGGTCAGCCGCGATGTGTTCGGCCAGGAGATCGTCGACAAATCGCGTGCTGCCGGGCTGGACATGCGCTTCCTGCAGGTGGTCGACAAGCCGCCGCTGATCGCGATGGTGCACCAGACCAGTCCGCCGGATTACTTTTTCCTGGGTACCGACACCGCGGATCTCGCGTTCGATGCGCGGGCACTGCCCGCAGGGTGGGAAACGCAATGCGAGATCGCGCATTTCGGTTGCATCAGCCTCGTGCGCGAACCGCTTGCCGGGCAGCTCGTCGCGCTCGCCCGGCGCCTGCGGCAGGCCGGCACGCGCATCAGTTTCGATGCGAACTACCGGAACCTGATGGGACCGGACTACCCGGCCTTCTTCGAATCGATGGTCGCGAACGCCGATATCGTCAAGGTGTCGGACGAGGATCTCGCGCGCATCTATCCGGACCGCACGAGCGCCGCGGTACTGGAAGACGTGCGCCGCCGCGCCGCGCACGCGCTGCTACTGTTCACGCGAGGCGCCGACGGCATGACCTTGTTCACGGGCGATGCCGTACTCGAACAAGCGGCGCTGCGCGTGAACGTCGCCGATACGGTGGGAGCAGGCGACGCCTGCATCGGCGGCTTTCTGACAAGCCTGCTGCAGCGTCCGGCGGGCCCGCTCGCCGAGCACCTGCACTTCGCCGCTGCCACGGCCGCAGCCGCCTGCACGCGCGTGGGCGCGTATGCCCCGACGCGCGACGACGTGCTGACCCTGGCCCGCGCCGCAGCGCCGGGCTTCCTTCAGGACGCGGTCTAGGAGGCGGCGGGACGACTCAGGACGCAGGCGGCGACGCCAGCACCTTGAGCACGTCGTAGCACGCGCCCATCGTGTGGTAATCGACCTTGCCCGCGGGGCTTTTCAGGTCGTCGATCTTGCTGTTGTCGCGGCGCAGGATCCGGAACCACGCGCCTTCGCGATGATCGACGAAATGCCGCCACGCATACGTCCAGATCCGCTCGTACCACTCCCGATAACGGACGTCGCGGGTGCGCTGCGCGAGCAAGGCGGCGGTCGCGATCGACTCCGCCTGGACCCAGAAATACTTGTCGTCGTCGTAGAACGCATCGTCGGTACCGGTGCCGTACACGATTCCGCCGTGCGCGTCGTCCCAACCGAGGGCCATCGCACGATCGAACAGTTCACGCGCGCGCGGCAGCCGCCAGGCGGCGGGGTCGTGCCGGTCCAGGATCAGCAGCAGCTTCGCCCATTCGGCCTGATGCCCCGGCTGAAAGCCCCAGGGACGGAAGATATTGCTGCGGTCGCCCTTGTTGTACTCCCAGTCCACGCTCCAGTCGGCATGGTAATGCTCCCAGACGAGGCCCCCCGTGAGCGCTGCCTGGCGGTTGACGATATGGTCGGCCACCAGCGCCGCGCGGCTCAGATAGCGTTGCTCCCCGGTTGCCTCGAAAGCCGCGATCAAGGCTTCGCAGGCGTGCATATTGGCGTTCTGGCCGCGATAGTCCGAGACCTGCCAGTCGGCCGTCGCCTCGTCGGCGTAGAGCCCGTGCCGCGGATCCCAGAAACGGTGCTCCAGCAGATCCCAGGTCTCCGCGAGCCAGCCCCGCGCCTCGTCGATTCCCGCCTCGATCGCCTTCGCGTAAGCGAGCATCACGAAGGCCAGGCCATAGCAATGGTTGGTGTCGTCGACCACGCCGTCGCGATCGAGCAGCCAGGCATAGCCGCCGGTCGCGCTCTGCCGGTGCACATCGCGCAGATAGGCCAGCCCATGCCGCACGCCGCCGCGAAACTCGTCGGCGCGGAACTGCTGCCAGGCCATCGAATACGTGAAGATGAACCGCGTGCTGCTCACCAGGTGCCGGGTGTCGCGGTCGTAGACCTCGCCGCTGTCCTTGTAGAAATGGTAGAAACCGCCCCGGGGATCCATGCATTTCGGATGATAGAAATTCATCGTCCGGGCGATATGATCGATCAGGAAGGCCGGACTGGAAAAATCCGGCAGCGGCGGGATGGGTGGGGACATGGTGCTATGTACTCCTGCGCGGTAAGGTTCACGGAACGAACGGGCTAGGTGAGCAGATACCCTTCGCGCGCCGCCACCGGCGGCGGCAGCGCGCGCTCGCCCAGTTGCTCGCGCAGCGAGCGCTCGATGGTGCGGCTCATTGCATCGAGCGCGAGGTCATTGGGCGCGATGCCGAACGGCTCCTCGAGCTCGCTGGCGATGGCGTTCAGCGCCATGAAGGCATACGCGATGAAAACCGTGATCACCGGGGTCGCCATGCCGATGCTGCCGACCAGGCCGAACGGCAGCAGGATGCAATAGAAATAGATGGTGCGGTGCAGCAATACGTCATACGCATAGGGAATCGGCGTGTTGCTCAGCCGTTCGCAGCCGCCGACGAGGTCCGACAACGCGCCCAGCCGCGTGTCGATCGATTGCGCCAGCATGTCGCTGATCAATCCTTCGGTGCGCCATTCACGCAGATCTTCGCCGAGCATGCGCACCAGCTCGACCGGCCGGTAGACCGCGGCGGACACGCGGTCCGCCCGTTCCGGCGACAGCAGGCGGTTCAGATCCGAGCGGTCGTCGGAATCGCGCAACTGGTGCTTGAGGCTGTAGGCGAAGGCCACCAGCTGCATCACGAAGCCGCGCGTGCGCGCCGCATCGAGTCCCACCGGCAGGGTCAGCGCCTGGCGCGCGAGGGAACGCGTGTCGTTCAACAGGGCGCCCCACAATTTGCGCCCCTCCCAGAAACGCTCGTAGCTCGCGTTGTTGCGAAACCCGAGGAAGATCGCCAGCGCGATGCCGATCAGACTGAACGGCACCGGGTCCAGGCGCAGCAGATGGTCGCCCAGATAGGTATGCCAGAACACGGCCACGAGGGAGATCAGAAAGATGAGTCCCATCGACGGCAGGACCGTGCCGAGGACGGAACCATGCCAGATGAACAACATCCTGAACCAATTGAGCTTCGGTCTGACGATCACGTTCGGATAAGGAAAGAGAGAAACACCTGCAGCGCGGTATCGATGCGAGGCCCGGGTGAATTATCATACAGAGGCCGGCCGCCTGCGCGTTTCGTCAGCACGATTTCGTCATCGCGCCCCGTTCGCTTGCTTCACGCCCGTATTTACAAGCCCGTATTCAAGAGCGCGCGTTTAACATTTGGCACCCCGCATTCGAGCCCGCATTCAATCAAGCCCATATTTCGTCGCCTCAACCGCTCCTGGCCCCATGGAAAAATACTGGACCCCCCTCGCCCGCACCCTGACGCCCTATGTGCCGGGCGAACAGCCGCGCATCCCGAACCTCGTCAAGCTGAACACCAACGAGAATCCGCATCCACCGTCGCCGCGCGTGCTCGAGGCGATTCGCGCGGCATGCGACGCGCGGCTGCGGCTCTATCCGGACCCCTCCGCCACCCGGCTGAAAGAGGCGATCGCCCGGCGCTACGATGTGCGGCCCGATCAGGTATTCGTCGGCAACGGCTCCGATGAAGTCCTCGCACACGCGTTTCCGGCTTTTTTCCAGCAGGACCGGCTGATTCTGTTCCCCGACATCA
This region of Robbsia betulipollinis genomic DNA includes:
- a CDS encoding peptidoglycan DD-metalloendopeptidase family protein; amino-acid sequence: MLFGRIDPFAARRGHPPRRALALLLTTALLAACSSAPVGPGFYRVEKGDTLSAIARRNGQSVASLSRWNGIANPNQLEVDQVLRVAPPGGEAGVRTRAVDTATPAEAAVDAPARAGSARAARPAAPPPLASGGPPAGTTITLAWPARGTVVDAFDGSRNKGIDIGGQPGDPVTAAAAGQVAYVGQLRGYGNLVIIKHSGGFLTSYAHLQRANVKEGQAISSGQTIATLGDTEASRPILHFELRYNGQPVNPVRYLPSR
- the rpsU gene encoding 30S ribosomal protein S21 translates to MTTIVIKENEPFEVAMRRFRRNIQSQGLIAEVRARQAYEKPTTERKRKKAAAKSRTRKRLSRDTLAPKLY
- a CDS encoding carbohydrate kinase family protein; translated protein: MSVDRTALPRLLVFGEALTDFVRSGAQTWHSVAGGSGWNVARVGATLGVPTGWGGAVSRDVFGQEIVDKSRAAGLDMRFLQVVDKPPLIAMVHQTSPPDYFFLGTDTADLAFDARALPAGWETQCEIAHFGCISLVREPLAGQLVALARRLRQAGTRISFDANYRNLMGPDYPAFFESMVANADIVKVSDEDLARIYPDRTSAAVLEDVRRRAAHALLLFTRGADGMTLFTGDAVLEQAALRVNVADTVGAGDACIGGFLTSLLQRPAGPLAEHLHFAAATAAAACTRVGAYAPTRDDVLTLARAAAPGFLQDAV
- a CDS encoding AGE family epimerase/isomerase, with protein sequence MSPPIPPLPDFSSPAFLIDHIARTMNFYHPKCMDPRGGFYHFYKDSGEVYDRDTRHLVSSTRFIFTYSMAWQQFRADEFRGGVRHGLAYLRDVHRQSATGGYAWLLDRDGVVDDTNHCYGLAFVMLAYAKAIEAGIDEARGWLAETWDLLEHRFWDPRHGLYADEATADWQVSDYRGQNANMHACEALIAAFEATGEQRYLSRAALVADHIVNRQAALTGGLVWEHYHADWSVDWEYNKGDRSNIFRPWGFQPGHQAEWAKLLLILDRHDPAAWRLPRARELFDRAMALGWDDAHGGIVYGTGTDDAFYDDDKYFWVQAESIATAALLAQRTRDVRYREWYERIWTYAWRHFVDHREGAWFRILRRDNSKIDDLKSPAGKVDYHTMGACYDVLKVLASPPAS
- a CDS encoding bestrophin family protein; amino-acid sequence: MIVRPKLNWFRMLFIWHGSVLGTVLPSMGLIFLISLVAVFWHTYLGDHLLRLDPVPFSLIGIALAIFLGFRNNASYERFWEGRKLWGALLNDTRSLARQALTLPVGLDAARTRGFVMQLVAFAYSLKHQLRDSDDRSDLNRLLSPERADRVSAAVYRPVELVRMLGEDLREWRTEGLISDMLAQSIDTRLGALSDLVGGCERLSNTPIPYAYDVLLHRTIYFYCILLPFGLVGSIGMATPVITVFIAYAFMALNAIASELEEPFGIAPNDLALDAMSRTIERSLREQLGERALPPPVAAREGYLLT